In a single window of the Gemmatimonadota bacterium genome:
- a CDS encoding addiction module antidote protein, protein MPAKMKLTRWDPVDHLRTPADMAHYLEAAIDDGDPQLITAVLGDIARAKGMTHVARESGLGRESLYKALSENGNPEFATILKVIAALGLKLKAVPVKK, encoded by the coding sequence ATGCCCGCCAAAATGAAGCTCACTCGCTGGGATCCGGTCGACCACCTGAGGACCCCCGCGGATATGGCGCACTACCTCGAAGCGGCGATCGACGATGGCGACCCGCAGCTCATCACCGCGGTTCTCGGCGACATCGCTCGCGCCAAGGGGATGACGCACGTGGCCCGTGAAAGCGGCCTCGGCCGCGAGTCGCTCTACAAGGCACTCTCCGAGAATGGCAATCCGGAATTCGCGACGATCCTCAAAGTGATCGCGGCGCTCGGCCTGAAGCTGAAGGCGGTGCCGGTGAAAAAGTGA
- a CDS encoding zinc ribbon domain-containing protein YjdM, translated as MTDSPLPPCPSCHSVYTYENGPLLVCPECAFEWDPVLPETIPAALVVRDANGTVLADGDTVTLIKDLKLRGSSQVVKVGTKVKNIRLVDGDHNIDCRIDGVGEMGLKSEFVKKV; from the coding sequence ATGACCGACTCCCCGCTCCCACCCTGCCCCTCCTGCCACTCGGTCTACACCTACGAGAACGGCCCGCTGCTGGTCTGCCCGGAATGCGCCTTCGAGTGGGATCCCGTGCTGCCCGAGACCATTCCGGCTGCCCTGGTAGTGCGCGATGCCAACGGCACCGTGCTCGCCGACGGCGACACGGTGACGCTGATCAAGGATCTCAAGCTCCGCGGTTCGTCGCAGGTGGTGAAGGTGGGGACCAAGGTGAAGAACATCCGTCTCGTCGACGGCGATCACAATATCGATTGCAGGATTGATGGGGTGGGGGAGATGGGGCTGAAATCAGAGTTCGTTAAGAAGGTTTGA
- a CDS encoding DUF1761 domain-containing protein yields the protein MESFNWLVIAGATLAAWILGALWYSPLLFAKVWVAAHGYSPEKLKEMQAGAAKSYGGSLIAMFITATVLTLFLHHLSADSWQDGFNWGFHAWLGFAMPLGLTANLYSDKKFSTFLIDTGYQLVYLCVMGAILGKFGA from the coding sequence ATGGAATCTTTCAACTGGCTGGTCATCGCCGGCGCCACGCTCGCCGCCTGGATCCTCGGCGCCCTCTGGTATTCGCCGCTGCTCTTCGCCAAGGTCTGGGTGGCAGCGCACGGCTACTCGCCGGAGAAGTTGAAGGAAATGCAGGCCGGCGCCGCGAAATCGTATGGTGGCTCACTGATCGCGATGTTCATCACGGCGACGGTCCTCACCCTCTTCCTCCACCATCTCAGCGCCGACTCCTGGCAGGATGGCTTCAACTGGGGCTTCCACGCCTGGCTCGGCTTCGCGATGCCGCTCGGCCTCACCGCGAATCTCTACTCCGACAAGAAGTTCTCGACCTTCCTGATCGATACCGGTTACCAGCTGGTCTATCTCTGCGTGATGGGGGCGATCCTGGGGAAGTTCGGGGCGTAG
- a CDS encoding endonuclease/exonuclease/phosphatase family protein produces the protein MRLTSFNLRQGGSPLHWEAIIAATTPDVLLVQESKESGLPRTHWEQVPGRRWGSAVLLKRGRVTPIPIPGFTGWVVGGAWRNGYVFSVHIPPIRGNYHKSAHALLDLLRPIVAGSNVILGGDWNITAGRRRDDEARRTSKPDHEFLDRLERDFGLQSAWCIGNPGVPLAQTLRWMNAPQTPYHCDGIFVNVAKRRKVRAARVLSGAVWTRLSDHNPVVVDWG, from the coding sequence ATGCGCCTCACCTCCTTCAACCTCCGCCAGGGCGGCTCCCCTCTCCACTGGGAGGCAATCATCGCGGCGACCACGCCCGACGTGCTGCTGGTGCAGGAGAGCAAGGAATCGGGGCTGCCGCGTACGCATTGGGAGCAGGTGCCCGGCCGCCGCTGGGGATCCGCGGTTCTGCTCAAGCGCGGCAGGGTCACCCCGATTCCAATTCCCGGCTTCACCGGATGGGTCGTCGGCGGCGCGTGGCGCAATGGCTACGTCTTCTCGGTGCACATCCCGCCGATCCGGGGCAACTACCACAAGTCGGCGCACGCGCTGCTCGATCTGTTGCGGCCGATTGTCGCGGGGAGCAATGTCATTCTCGGCGGCGACTGGAACATCACTGCGGGTCGCCGTCGCGATGATGAGGCGCGCCGCACCTCAAAGCCCGATCACGAATTCCTCGATCGACTCGAACGCGATTTCGGTTTGCAGAGCGCCTGGTGCATCGGCAACCCCGGCGTGCCGCTCGCGCAGACGCTACGCTGGATGAATGCGCCGCAGACCCCCTATCACTGCGATGGGATATTCGTGAACGTGGCGAAGCGGAGAAAGGTGCGTGCGGCGCGGGTGCTGAGTGGGGCGGTGTGGACGCGGCTGAGTGATCACAATCCGGTCGTCGTCGATTGGGGGTGA
- a CDS encoding DUF4160 domain-containing protein has protein sequence MPEISRFFGIVIRMYFSDHDPPHCHATYAGEECQLRITPVGVLGGRLPPRVLALVVEWASLHEAELHANWRRLQASEPPLRIPPLE, from the coding sequence ATGCCAGAGATCTCGCGCTTTTTCGGAATTGTGATCCGGATGTACTTCTCGGATCACGACCCACCGCACTGTCACGCCACGTACGCTGGAGAAGAGTGCCAGCTGCGCATCACACCGGTCGGCGTTCTCGGCGGCCGCCTCCCCCCGCGGGTGTTGGCACTCGTCGTCGAATGGGCTAGTCTCCACGAGGCAGAGCTGCACGCCAATTGGCGTCGGTTGCAGGCGAGTGAACCGCCGCTTCGCATTCCACCGCTGGAGTGA